From the genome of Paraburkholderia largidicola:
GCCGGCCCGAGCCCGTCTCCGAACAGGGTCCGCGCGAACTGCGCGATCTGATCGGCTCGTTCAACGACATGATGCGACGCCTGAACGAAGCCGGCGACGATCAGGCCGTGATGCTCGCAGGCGTCGCGCACGATCTCAAAGCACCGCTCACGCGTTTGAAGTTGCGCGCCAGCGTGCTCGCCGACGAGAACGAACGCGCGGGCCTGATCCGCGACGTCGATTCGCTGACGAACATCGTGCAGCAATTCCTGGAGTTCGCGGGACAGTCGGCGGAGTCGGGACCGATGACGGAAGTGGACGCTTTCCTGCGCGAGCAGTTTTCTTCCACGGACGGCATTGAAGGCGATGAAGTTGATGGAGCCGACGAAGCCGACGACGGCGAAGCGCCGCTTTTCAGGCTCGATCTGCAGGCCGGTTCGCACTTCACGCTGCCGCGCACGCTGCTGGACCGGCTCGTTACCAATCTCGTCGACAACGCGTTCGAGCACGGCGCGCCGCCCGTCGAAATCGCGACGTCACACGACGGGGAACAATGGATCATCGATGTCCGCGATCACGGGCCTGGCATTCCCGAAGACCGCATCGCGGCGGCAATGAAGCCGTTCGTGCGGCTCGATGCGGCGCGCGGGGGCGAAGGACATTGCGGGCTCGGCCTCGCGATCGTCGTGCGCCTTGCGCATCATCGCGGCGGCAAGTGCACGGTGGAGAATCACCCGGAAGGCGGGCTGCATGTGCGCGTCGCGCTGCCTGTCGCCGTGCCGGAAGCGTGAGGCGACGCCAGCCCGTGAATAGCGGCTAACGCACGCTGGATACGTTACTCACGTTACGCACGCGCCGTTTGCGCTTACCTTGCCTTACGGTTACGCCATTTCACTGCCCTGCGGACCTATAGTGCAATCCGGCGTCCTCGGCGCCTCCCTGTTCGGTCCGTCCCGCTGCCACCTGGGACGGGCCGTTTTTTCTTTGTGCGCCGGAAAAGTCAGAGAAGAAAACGGTCGCGCAAGGTATCGACCGTCGATTGCGTGAGGCCGAGGCCGCGCGTGAGATAGCCCGACATCGTGCCGTAGCTGGATTGCACCTGATCGAACGATGCCTGCAAATAGCTGCTCTGCACGCTCGCGAGCGGCCTTTCCGCATTCGCGGCCAGATCGCCGCTTTGCTGGCGGCGCGCCTCGACGCGCGCCGAAATCGCATTTGCCATATACGTGTTCGACAGCAGATAGTCCTGCATGATGATGTCGAACGGCACGTTGGCGATGCTCAGCAACAGCGCTGCGGCCCAGCCCGCGCGATCCTTGCCCGCGCTCGAATGAATCAGCTGCGGGCCGGCCGTGTCGGCAAGCTGCGAAAGCAGGGAGCCGAATGC
Proteins encoded in this window:
- a CDS encoding ATP-binding protein; translation: MRNPLNTLFGRMALLSSAVLFAIQAGWFVLVVMQPPHHEVDGYARGILLALQAANGEPVNGADVAPALRVHLVPTWNMPATVHLEPPTRRPFVELTRHLRASLPAGTEIAVDDTHMPRLWVRFPRKSMWVVIPVDVPPRPRFVIESVSMLLAALLLSLLAVWQMQRPLTRVAHAARAFGAGSRPEPVSEQGPRELRDLIGSFNDMMRRLNEAGDDQAVMLAGVAHDLKAPLTRLKLRASVLADENERAGLIRDVDSLTNIVQQFLEFAGQSAESGPMTEVDAFLREQFSSTDGIEGDEVDGADEADDGEAPLFRLDLQAGSHFTLPRTLLDRLVTNLVDNAFEHGAPPVEIATSHDGEQWIIDVRDHGPGIPEDRIAAAMKPFVRLDAARGGEGHCGLGLAIVVRLAHHRGGKCTVENHPEGGLHVRVALPVAVPEA